From the Desulfobacterales bacterium genome, one window contains:
- a CDS encoding dimethylsulfonioproprionate lyase family protein, which yields MKRFIRPRSLPVLSWMPAAVTAAEKQTEFMVRMLYSLANHLNWGQTYAAQDCGADFLERYGWTEFIGLRGPIASDRMACGILFLGPEIKYPRHSHEAREVYVPLTGPTLWQRGDQDWDYRAPGQLIFHAPWEPHAMRTETAPLLAIYLWHGGNLVQKSRID from the coding sequence GTGAAACGTTTTATTCGTCCGCGTTCTCTTCCTGTTCTTTCCTGGATGCCGGCGGCCGTCACAGCAGCCGAGAAGCAAACTGAGTTTATGGTTCGCATGCTTTACTCCTTGGCAAACCACCTGAATTGGGGGCAAACCTATGCAGCGCAGGATTGTGGTGCTGATTTTCTTGAGAGGTATGGTTGGACGGAGTTTATCGGCTTGCGGGGTCCCATCGCCAGTGATCGGATGGCCTGTGGCATTTTGTTTTTGGGACCTGAAATCAAATATCCGCGGCACAGCCATGAGGCGAGAGAAGTATACGTGCCCCTGACGGGGCCAACTTTGTGGCAGCGCGGAGATCAGGATTGGGACTATCGCGCCCCTGGCCAGCTCATTTTTCATGCACCCTGGGAGCCGCATGCCATGCGAACGGAGACCGCGCCTTTGTTGGCGATCTATCTTTGGCACGGGGGTAACCTGGTCCAGAAATCACGCATCGATTAG
- a CDS encoding universal stress protein, with product MKILVAYDGSQVAEDAVKVAHKHGQAFKADIHIITSLEQGPDLKKEDIDKAENKLEKLKAAFKADNIPCVTQAIVSVRSTGEDLVQFVKDNDVDEIIIGVRRRSKVGKLVFGSTAQYVILEAPCTVVAVK from the coding sequence ATGAAGATTCTGGTGGCTTATGACGGCTCACAGGTGGCTGAAGATGCAGTCAAGGTGGCCCACAAACACGGGCAGGCATTTAAAGCCGACATTCATATTATCACTTCATTGGAACAAGGTCCTGATTTGAAAAAAGAAGATATCGATAAAGCTGAAAACAAGCTGGAAAAGCTAAAAGCGGCCTTTAAAGCGGATAATATCCCCTGTGTTACGCAAGCCATCGTCAGTGTCCGGTCGACTGGAGAAGACCTGGTCCAATTTGTAAAAGACAACGATGTGGATGAAATTATCATCGGCGTCAGAAGAAGATCAAAGGTTGGAAAATTGGTATTTGGCTCCACTGCTCAGTATGTTATCCTGGAAGCACCCTGCACGGTTGTGGCGGTCAAATAG
- a CDS encoding trimethylamine methyltransferase family protein — MIQSSFRDNRSVFFRVLSDDQIWEIQRAAFDILEKTGAKVLHKGARKMLKQAGAMVRGEIVKVPEYIVQECLEKVPKGFTIYDRQGQRAMEVEGRKSYYGTSTASPRTKDALTGEIHETRVIDIAHGALVADALAHIDWVMPMGSSQDVPAIAADLHEFEAAVTHTTKPIVFIGYSAHGSELVYEMAAEVAGGMDALREKPFMISYPEPITPLVFPEEPVDKMFLSADLFLPQVVAPSQQLGATAPVTLAGTVALAVAEGLMSLILIQLRNPGTPYVMGCNVSGFDMATSTMSIAAPEMSLGLAAQAEVVQSFGLPTWGLAGSTDSKTIDAQAGIESAFSILAQGLAGLNLIHDVGYMDMGMICSAEMLVLGDEVIGMAKRFIRGIDVSVETLARHVMEKVGPGGHFLQEDHTYEHFRKELWIPSLMARQPYDLWCEQGSKDMSQRVAERVKSIIETHKVPPLPGKTLANLEKLKIKGEKELTEAHAG; from the coding sequence ATGATCCAGTCGTCCTTTAGAGATAACCGGTCTGTATTTTTCCGTGTTCTCAGTGATGACCAGATCTGGGAAATTCAACGCGCTGCCTTTGACATCCTGGAAAAGACCGGCGCCAAAGTGCTCCACAAAGGGGCCCGTAAAATGCTCAAGCAGGCCGGTGCCATGGTAAGGGGTGAAATTGTAAAAGTCCCCGAATATATTGTGCAGGAGTGCCTGGAAAAAGTTCCTAAGGGATTTACCATCTATGATCGGCAGGGACAGCGTGCCATGGAGGTCGAGGGGCGCAAAAGTTATTACGGCACCTCAACTGCCAGCCCGCGCACCAAAGACGCTTTGACCGGTGAGATCCATGAAACACGTGTCATTGACATTGCTCACGGCGCCCTCGTCGCTGATGCACTGGCCCATATCGACTGGGTGATGCCCATGGGTTCCAGCCAGGATGTCCCGGCCATTGCGGCCGATTTGCACGAGTTCGAAGCCGCGGTGACCCACACTACCAAGCCGATTGTTTTTATTGGATATTCAGCTCACGGCAGTGAGCTGGTGTACGAAATGGCTGCCGAGGTGGCTGGCGGTATGGATGCCCTGCGGGAAAAACCTTTTATGATATCATACCCGGAGCCTATCACACCACTGGTGTTTCCGGAGGAACCGGTGGATAAAATGTTTTTATCTGCCGATCTTTTTCTGCCCCAGGTTGTTGCCCCATCTCAGCAGTTAGGTGCTACAGCCCCAGTTACCCTGGCCGGCACAGTGGCACTGGCTGTTGCCGAAGGCCTGATGAGCCTGATCCTCATACAGCTGCGCAATCCTGGGACGCCTTATGTTATGGGATGCAATGTTTCCGGATTTGACATGGCCACCTCGACAATGAGCATTGCTGCACCTGAAATGAGTCTGGGTTTGGCCGCTCAGGCTGAGGTGGTTCAATCATTCGGGTTGCCCACCTGGGGCCTAGCCGGTTCCACCGATTCAAAAACCATTGATGCCCAGGCGGGCATTGAAAGCGCCTTTTCCATCCTGGCCCAGGGGTTGGCTGGTCTGAACCTGATTCACGATGTGGGCTATATGGATATGGGAATGATTTGCTCTGCGGAAATGCTCGTTTTAGGAGATGAAGTCATTGGAATGGCCAAGCGCTTTATTCGCGGTATCGACGTGTCCGTCGAAACATTGGCCCGCCATGTGATGGAAAAGGTCGGCCCGGGGGGGCATTTTCTGCAAGAGGATCACACCTACGAACACTTTCGCAAAGAGCTCTGGATACCGAGCCTGATGGCACGCCAACCCTATGATCTTTGGTGCGAGCAGGGTTCAAAAGATATGAGCCAGCGAGTGGCCGAAAGGGTCAAAAGCATCATAGAAACACACAAGGTGCCGCCCTTACCTGGCAAGACCCTGGCAAACCTTGAAAAGCTCAAGATCAAAGGCGAAAAAGAGCTGACTGAGGCGCATGCCGGCTAA
- a CDS encoding aldehyde ferredoxin oxidoreductase family protein, producing the protein MSILGNTLEVDLTAKTWKLAEYPQDLAGKYLGGRGFNVHVLYDQLPAGVDPRGPENLLLMSCGLLTGTAAPSSARLHINALSPLTGILGSSNIGGNFGPRLRSNGIQSLILRGRSSRPVYLLIDGDSIEIRNAKSLWGLDTWETEERLKAKLGSHKISVLTIGPGGENGALFGCIMSDRDHAAGRTGMGTVMGSKNLKAIVVKKQRSRNLFDSNDQFTEAVRRYIWQIQNSPHYAGISRHGGAGYVEWADDLGILATHNYRQNTFEAAGQIDGKKLEDQITRRRSCHRCPVHCKADIKFKHGKYKGMRAVRPEFEPMLSLGSKCGLRDLDTLVFLDNLCSRLGLDNISAGSVIAFAMDLFERGIISLKDTGGLDLAWGNGDAMETLIRQMAAGRGFGKILAQGVLRASRVIGRGAEHYAPHVKGLEMAGYHPDNIMGTALGYAVASRGADFNDVFATLEYKWLPDEQSEELGAPKASDLKSIHGKAELVRRSSIMGTVLDGLGLCKVPALCLICAYDLVGEAELTAAITGWPVEASKLIVSGERIVNLERLFNLRHGASAADDRLPDMFFEKDYNSGEAPSKPHAWMEPMIQEFYDVMGWNAQGQPTPEKLAELGIYSPQYHKHSAA; encoded by the coding sequence ATGAGCATATTGGGAAACACTCTGGAAGTTGATTTAACCGCCAAAACCTGGAAGCTTGCCGAATATCCACAGGATCTGGCCGGCAAGTATCTGGGCGGGCGCGGTTTCAATGTCCACGTGTTATACGATCAACTGCCGGCCGGCGTCGACCCGCGGGGCCCTGAAAATCTTTTGTTGATGTCTTGCGGTTTGCTGACCGGCACAGCGGCACCGTCGTCTGCCAGGCTCCATATAAATGCCCTCTCACCGCTCACCGGAATTTTAGGCAGTTCCAACATCGGCGGCAATTTCGGCCCCCGCTTGCGATCCAATGGCATCCAAAGCCTGATTTTACGGGGAAGGTCGAGCAGGCCTGTATACCTGTTGATTGACGGTGACAGCATCGAAATCCGCAATGCCAAATCCCTGTGGGGCCTGGATACATGGGAAACCGAGGAGCGCTTAAAAGCCAAGCTCGGCAGCCATAAAATAAGTGTGCTGACCATCGGACCGGGCGGGGAAAATGGTGCTTTGTTTGGCTGCATTATGTCCGATCGGGATCATGCGGCCGGACGAACCGGTATGGGTACCGTGATGGGATCCAAAAATTTGAAGGCCATTGTGGTCAAAAAACAAAGATCCCGCAATTTGTTTGATTCAAATGATCAATTTACTGAAGCCGTCCGACGCTATATCTGGCAAATTCAGAATTCACCCCATTATGCCGGCATCTCCAGACACGGCGGCGCCGGTTATGTCGAGTGGGCGGATGATCTGGGAATCCTGGCAACGCATAATTACCGGCAAAACACTTTCGAAGCCGCCGGCCAAATCGACGGCAAAAAATTAGAGGATCAGATCACCCGCAGACGCAGCTGCCATCGCTGCCCGGTTCACTGCAAGGCCGATATTAAATTTAAGCACGGCAAATATAAGGGGATGCGGGCGGTGCGCCCTGAATTTGAGCCCATGCTTTCGCTGGGGTCCAAGTGTGGCTTGCGCGACCTCGATACGCTCGTCTTTTTAGACAATCTGTGCTCGCGGCTGGGGCTTGACAATATTTCCGCCGGCAGTGTTATCGCTTTTGCCATGGATCTTTTCGAGCGGGGTATTATCTCGTTGAAGGATACCGGTGGACTTGATCTTGCCTGGGGCAATGGCGATGCCATGGAGACATTGATCCGGCAGATGGCTGCGGGTCGGGGTTTTGGCAAGATTCTGGCACAAGGTGTGCTTCGGGCAAGCCGCGTGATCGGGCGCGGGGCCGAGCATTACGCCCCCCACGTTAAAGGACTGGAAATGGCCGGCTACCACCCGGATAACATCATGGGAACGGCTTTGGGATATGCGGTTGCCAGCCGGGGAGCGGATTTTAATGATGTTTTTGCCACCCTGGAATACAAGTGGCTGCCGGACGAGCAATCCGAAGAGCTAGGCGCTCCCAAAGCGTCCGACCTCAAATCCATTCATGGTAAGGCCGAGCTGGTCAGAAGGTCCAGTATCATGGGTACGGTGCTGGACGGCCTGGGTCTGTGTAAGGTGCCGGCGCTGTGTCTGATCTGTGCCTATGATCTGGTGGGGGAGGCTGAGTTGACGGCCGCCATAACCGGCTGGCCGGTGGAAGCTTCCAAGCTAATTGTCAGTGGCGAAAGAATCGTCAATCTGGAACGATTGTTCAACCTCAGACACGGTGCCAGCGCAGCTGATGACCGGCTGCCCGACATGTTTTTTGAAAAAGACTACAACTCCGGTGAGGCGCCTTCCAAACCCCATGCCTGGATGGAACCCATGATTCAGGAATTTTACGATGTCATGGGCTGGAACGCTCAAGGTCAGCCGACGCCAGAGAAGCTGGCGGAACTGGGTATATATTCGCCTCAATACCATAAGCATTCTGCGGCCTAA
- the hutH gene encoding histidine ammonia-lyase: protein MKNIFLGVEGMTLEHLIAIARSGVQVQLTADAEKQIQKSRHLIERWVQEERKIYGITTGFGALSDVSISKTDTRQLQKNILMSHAAGVGKPFDEETVRAILALRIKDLARGHSGIQLSTVQQLVALLNWGVCPLIPEKGSVGASGDLAPLAHLALVLIGQGEASFKGQRLTGRQALSKCGLKPLQLEAGEGLALVNGTQVMTAIGGLAVDDAGRLAKLTDITAAMSLEVLMGSRTEFDPKIHEVRPHPGQAAAADNMARMTQNSEIITSHKDCSRVQDAYTLRCSPQVHGATRDAIRYCRQVIETEMNSATNNPLIFPDDDTFLLGGNFHGQPVALAMDFLAMAVAELADISERRIERLVNPKLSGLPAFLVDDGGLNSGFMLVQYTAAALVSENKVLCHPASIDSIPTSANKEDHVSMGTISARKCREIVRNTEDVIAIELLCAAQALDLFTNMKPGQGTLAAYQVIRKAVSHLDKDRILSTDIAAIKQLMRSDKIIKAVEKQIGQLH, encoded by the coding sequence ATGAAGAACATATTCCTGGGTGTGGAAGGAATGACCCTGGAGCATCTGATAGCCATTGCGCGGTCAGGTGTACAGGTTCAGCTGACTGCCGATGCTGAAAAGCAAATTCAAAAGAGCCGTCATCTGATTGAGCGCTGGGTACAGGAGGAGCGAAAGATATATGGCATCACCACTGGATTTGGCGCCCTCAGCGATGTATCGATTTCAAAAACAGATACGCGTCAACTTCAAAAAAATATCCTCATGAGCCATGCTGCCGGTGTCGGCAAACCCTTTGATGAGGAAACGGTCAGAGCGATTCTGGCATTGCGCATCAAGGATCTGGCGAGAGGTCATTCCGGTATTCAGCTATCAACCGTCCAACAGCTGGTTGCGCTTTTGAATTGGGGGGTGTGCCCGCTTATTCCTGAAAAAGGCTCGGTGGGCGCCAGCGGTGACCTGGCCCCGCTGGCCCACCTCGCGCTGGTTCTCATCGGGCAAGGAGAGGCTTCTTTCAAAGGGCAGCGGCTCACCGGGCGACAGGCGCTCAGTAAATGCGGTCTGAAGCCATTACAACTGGAAGCCGGCGAAGGCCTGGCGCTGGTCAACGGCACCCAGGTGATGACGGCCATCGGTGGATTGGCGGTCGATGATGCCGGTCGGCTGGCCAAATTGACCGATATTACGGCGGCCATGAGCCTGGAAGTGCTAATGGGCAGCCGTACAGAATTTGATCCTAAAATTCACGAGGTCAGGCCCCATCCCGGCCAGGCGGCCGCGGCCGATAACATGGCCCGCATGACCCAAAACAGCGAAATCATCACATCCCATAAGGATTGCAGCCGCGTCCAGGATGCTTACACCTTAAGGTGCTCACCTCAAGTTCATGGCGCCACCCGGGATGCGATCCGCTATTGCCGACAGGTCATCGAAACCGAGATGAATTCAGCCACAAATAACCCGCTGATTTTTCCAGATGACGATACCTTTCTGCTGGGCGGCAATTTTCATGGCCAGCCGGTGGCTTTGGCGATGGATTTTCTGGCAATGGCCGTTGCGGAACTGGCGGATATTTCAGAAAGGAGAATCGAGCGCCTGGTCAATCCCAAACTTAGCGGACTGCCAGCCTTTTTGGTGGATGATGGCGGACTGAATTCCGGATTCATGCTGGTACAATATACAGCTGCTGCCCTCGTTTCCGAGAATAAAGTGCTCTGTCATCCGGCCAGCATTGATTCGATCCCCACTTCAGCCAATAAAGAAGATCATGTCTCGATGGGCACTATTTCGGCACGCAAATGCAGAGAAATTGTTCGCAATACCGAAGATGTGATTGCGATCGAGCTTTTGTGTGCCGCCCAAGCGCTGGATTTGTTTACCAATATGAAACCCGGCCAAGGCACTCTGGCGGCTTACCAAGTCATCCGCAAGGCCGTTTCCCACCTTGACAAAGATCGTATCCTTTCAACAGACATCGCCGCCATCAAGCAGCTCATGCGCAGCGATAAGATCATCAAAGCGGTAGAAAAACAGATCGGCCAACTACATTAG
- a CDS encoding 4Fe-4S binding protein, translating to MKPWLDRFFENAEIDLVLMLAGRSMGEAEIAQKFRGTVEMAGQDNLSFFLERCYQRGVINRSSDGCYEPADLHTRYDIWAMFEGWKDIPGRVREHLNAVEWNYSERHYQDSVHRMQKGHPRDLSDMYAEYILLQEGEALLESVNHIYLLPCNCRSMKQGCSQTVYTCLRFENDRNLGWEISTSRAKEIMHLANRNGLMQTAELALTKEGLIRGAICNCCADCCVHPDLAERYDARNIWPLSRYVARHLTDQCTACGLCAKRCPFNAFTAKEIEPDPNAHLPSTNRKRKSIHLNKDLCRGCGVCSTGCPVEAIKMIPLDSCNPDVSLVTQIGCGPAAVLRKNDS from the coding sequence ATGAAACCATGGCTGGATCGGTTTTTTGAAAATGCAGAGATCGATCTGGTTCTGATGCTTGCCGGACGTTCCATGGGGGAAGCAGAAATTGCGCAAAAATTCAGGGGCACCGTCGAAATGGCTGGACAGGATAACCTGTCGTTTTTTTTAGAGCGCTGCTATCAGCGGGGTGTCATTAACCGAAGCAGCGACGGTTGCTACGAACCTGCCGATTTGCACACCCGCTATGATATCTGGGCCATGTTCGAAGGCTGGAAAGACATTCCTGGAAGGGTTCGTGAGCACCTCAACGCCGTTGAATGGAATTACTCGGAGCGGCACTACCAGGATAGCGTCCATCGCATGCAAAAAGGCCATCCCAGAGATCTGTCTGACATGTATGCCGAATATATCCTCCTGCAAGAAGGTGAGGCCCTGCTGGAAAGCGTCAACCACATTTATCTTCTACCCTGCAACTGCAGATCTATGAAGCAGGGCTGCAGTCAAACTGTCTATACTTGCCTGCGGTTTGAAAATGATCGCAATCTCGGCTGGGAGATTTCAACCTCCAGGGCGAAAGAAATCATGCACCTGGCCAATAGAAATGGGCTCATGCAAACCGCGGAACTGGCATTAACCAAAGAGGGCCTTATTCGCGGGGCTATTTGCAATTGCTGCGCAGACTGCTGCGTCCACCCTGACCTGGCAGAACGCTATGATGCTCGAAATATCTGGCCGCTGTCGCGCTATGTGGCGCGACATCTGACGGACCAGTGCACCGCCTGTGGCCTGTGCGCCAAACGCTGTCCGTTCAACGCCTTTACCGCCAAAGAAATTGAACCTGACCCTAATGCCCACTTGCCATCGACGAATAGAAAACGTAAAAGCATTCACCTTAACAAAGATTTGTGCCGCGGTTGCGGGGTCTGCAGCACCGGATGCCCGGTTGAGGCCATTAAGATGATCCCGTTAGACAGCTGCAATCCAGATGTTTCCCTGGTTACGCAAATCGGATGTGGACCGGCAGCTGTCTTGCGCAAAAACGATTCATAA
- a CDS encoding TIM barrel protein → MLLGLHTYSLYLHGIGQAWADFKLPWPRQLSTFELFEQAVRWGLDGLHLDDGVLENLETSYLTEVGAAAREHNLYLEYNFSMDLGGQGIGIQHDLAEGIATASSLGADIVKVGMDLIRPRPVAASRFHPEVMAQIKFVAAQLKQIAPAAETAGIKIAVENHCDTFSEEILWLLDRVDHPRVGACIDTVNALMVMEDPMVAIENLAPRAFTNHFRDDRIEFKRYGFKLTGTAVGEGDIDIQRAYDIIKTQSAMNRINIETEMDIPLDDMETALRMEKETIERSITYCREVLGITKNSKH, encoded by the coding sequence ATGCTTCTTGGATTACACACATACAGCCTTTATCTGCACGGCATCGGACAGGCCTGGGCCGACTTTAAACTCCCCTGGCCCCGGCAGTTGAGCACTTTTGAGCTTTTTGAGCAGGCGGTTCGCTGGGGTCTTGACGGTCTGCATTTAGATGACGGGGTTCTCGAAAATCTGGAAACTTCTTATCTCACAGAAGTCGGTGCGGCGGCTCGCGAGCACAATCTCTACCTTGAATACAATTTTTCCATGGACCTTGGTGGTCAGGGGATTGGCATTCAACACGATCTGGCAGAGGGGATTGCCACAGCCAGCTCTCTGGGCGCGGATATTGTGAAGGTCGGAATGGACCTCATCCGTCCGCGACCGGTAGCAGCCAGTCGATTCCATCCCGAAGTTATGGCTCAAATCAAATTCGTTGCCGCCCAGTTGAAGCAAATCGCTCCCGCCGCTGAGACCGCCGGCATCAAAATCGCAGTGGAAAATCATTGCGACACTTTTTCTGAAGAAATCCTCTGGCTGTTGGACCGGGTCGACCACCCGCGGGTCGGCGCCTGCATTGATACGGTCAATGCCTTGATGGTCATGGAAGATCCGATGGTGGCCATTGAAAACCTGGCGCCGCGCGCCTTTACGAATCATTTTCGGGATGACCGCATCGAATTTAAACGGTACGGATTCAAACTTACAGGCACTGCCGTCGGAGAGGGCGACATTGATATCCAACGCGCCTATGACATCATTAAAACCCAATCTGCCATGAATCGCATTAATATTGAAACCGAGATGGACATCCCGCTGGATGATATGGAAACGGCCTTGAGAATGGAAAAAGAGACCATCGAACGCAGCATTACCTATTGCCGGGAGGTTTTGGGCATAACAAAAAACAGCAAGCATTAA
- a CDS encoding urocanate hydratase has product MQDNVAISNAMTIKLEDVFAELPEMPPFVEGIRRAPARQFTLSPKDTRLALRNALRYIPPKWHQQLAPEFLEELLTRGRIYGYRFRPLGHIKGRPIDDYRSSCIEGRAFQVMIDNNLDFDVALYPYELVTYGETGQVCQNWMQYHLIKKYLETLNQEQTLVMDSGHPLGLFASSPQAPRVIITNGLMVGCFDDAQNWNRAAALGVSNYGQMTAGGWMYIGPQGIVHGTYSTILNAGRDKLGIPADQDLSGRLFVTSGLGGMSGAQGKSIEIANGVGIIAEVDYSRIETRLEQGWVNRVTEDPAEAFKVAAKCQQQKKSMAIAFYGNVVDLLEYAVNHNIKIDLLSDQTSCHAVYEGGYCPQGISFEERTELLRSGHAGFKEMVDATLRRHYELIKTLADRGTYFFDYGNSFLKAVFDAGVQEICQNGKDPIDGFVFQSYVEDIMGPILFDYGYGPFRWVCLSGTDEDLAKTDRAAMECIDPERRFQDRDNYIWIRDAEKNKLVVGTKARILYQDAMGRMNIALKFNEMVRMGQIGPVMLGRDHHDTGGTDSPFRETANIKDGSNITADMAIHCYAGNAARGMSLVALHNGGGVGIGNAINGGFGLVLDGSERIDGVIRRAIPWDVMGGVARRAWARNLNSIETSIQYNKVRAGTDHITIPYIADDKMVADLVTQAFDDLEK; this is encoded by the coding sequence ATGCAAGATAATGTCGCGATTTCAAATGCAATGACGATTAAACTGGAGGATGTGTTTGCTGAACTGCCGGAGATGCCGCCATTTGTGGAGGGGATCCGCCGCGCACCGGCCCGCCAATTTACACTCAGCCCCAAAGATACCCGGCTGGCACTAAGAAATGCCCTGCGCTACATCCCACCAAAATGGCATCAACAGCTGGCACCTGAGTTTCTAGAGGAACTGTTGACCCGGGGCCGAATTTACGGATATCGATTTCGCCCGCTGGGCCATATTAAAGGCCGGCCAATAGATGATTACCGCAGCAGCTGTATCGAAGGCCGGGCGTTTCAGGTGATGATTGACAACAACCTGGATTTTGATGTCGCCCTATACCCCTATGAGCTGGTGACTTACGGTGAAACCGGTCAGGTCTGCCAGAACTGGATGCAGTATCATCTGATCAAAAAATACCTTGAAACCCTCAACCAGGAACAAACCCTGGTGATGGATTCAGGCCACCCGCTGGGGTTGTTCGCTTCTTCGCCGCAGGCACCGCGGGTAATCATCACCAACGGTCTGATGGTGGGCTGTTTTGATGATGCCCAAAACTGGAACCGTGCAGCAGCCTTGGGCGTCTCCAACTACGGACAGATGACTGCCGGTGGCTGGATGTACATCGGTCCCCAGGGAATCGTGCATGGTACTTACAGCACCATCTTGAATGCCGGTCGTGACAAACTCGGCATCCCGGCCGATCAGGATTTGAGCGGGCGTTTATTTGTCACATCCGGCCTTGGGGGTATGAGCGGCGCCCAGGGCAAATCCATCGAAATTGCCAACGGCGTGGGGATTATCGCCGAGGTCGATTATTCCCGGATTGAAACCCGTCTGGAACAAGGCTGGGTCAACCGCGTAACGGAAGATCCGGCCGAAGCGTTCAAGGTGGCAGCCAAATGTCAGCAGCAGAAAAAGAGCATGGCGATTGCTTTTTACGGCAACGTGGTCGACCTGCTCGAATATGCTGTCAACCACAATATCAAAATCGACCTGCTGTCGGATCAAACCTCCTGCCATGCAGTTTATGAGGGCGGCTATTGCCCTCAAGGGATTTCCTTTGAGGAGCGCACCGAGCTGCTGCGCTCCGGCCATGCCGGATTCAAAGAAATGGTTGACGCCACGCTGCGACGCCATTATGAGCTGATCAAAACTCTTGCCGATCGCGGCACTTATTTCTTTGATTACGGCAACAGTTTTCTCAAAGCGGTCTTTGATGCCGGCGTCCAGGAGATCTGTCAAAACGGCAAAGATCCCATCGACGGGTTTGTCTTCCAATCCTATGTCGAAGACATCATGGGACCGATCCTGTTTGACTACGGCTATGGCCCCTTTCGCTGGGTTTGCTTGAGCGGCACAGATGAGGATCTGGCCAAAACAGATCGGGCTGCCATGGAATGTATCGATCCCGAACGGCGCTTTCAAGATCGGGATAACTATATCTGGATTCGCGATGCTGAAAAAAACAAGCTGGTTGTGGGAACCAAAGCACGTATCCTGTACCAGGACGCCATGGGGCGCATGAACATCGCATTGAAATTCAACGAGATGGTCCGCATGGGTCAGATTGGACCGGTGATGCTGGGCCGTGATCACCACGATACCGGCGGCACCGATTCGCCTTTCCGGGAAACCGCCAACATCAAAGACGGCAGTAATATCACCGCGGATATGGCGATTCACTGCTATGCCGGCAATGCCGCCCGGGGTATGAGTCTGGTGGCTCTGCACAACGGCGGTGGCGTAGGCATCGGCAATGCCATCAACGGCGGATTCGGTCTGGTTTTAGATGGCAGTGAACGCATCGATGGTGTCATCCGCCGTGCGATCCCCTGGGACGTGATGGGCGGTGTTGCCCGCCGCGCGTGGGCCCGCAATCTAAATTCTATTGAGACCAGCATTCAGTATAACAAAGTGCGTGCAGGCACCGACCATATTACGATCCCCTACATCGCCGATGACAAAATGGTAGCCGACCTGGTAACCCAGGCATTTGATGATTTAGAAAAATAA
- the ftcD gene encoding glutamate formimidoyltransferase → MAGMKKIIECVPNFSEGRNQQNIEKIVGSFRGQKGVKLLDYQTDEDHNRMVVTVVGEPQALKTAVIEAMGSAIEAIDMNTHQGQHPRMGAIDVVPFIPIKNVSMKEAISFSKEVAQEGAKKFELPVFLYERSASRLERENLANIRKGQFEGMADKIKQPEWKPDFGPVMLHPTAGATAIGARMPLVAYNVNLDSDNIDIANDIARKVRHISGGLKYCKGIGIELKDRGVVQVSMNLTDYTQTALYRAFELIKVEARRYGVNVIGSEIVGLVPMEALMDTAAFYLGLEGFSMEQVLEARIWE, encoded by the coding sequence ATGGCTGGTATGAAAAAAATCATCGAGTGTGTGCCCAATTTCAGCGAAGGCCGCAATCAACAAAATATTGAAAAAATTGTGGGATCCTTTCGCGGACAAAAGGGTGTCAAGCTTCTCGACTATCAAACTGACGAAGATCACAACCGGATGGTCGTTACCGTTGTCGGAGAACCGCAGGCCCTGAAAACGGCTGTCATCGAAGCCATGGGCAGCGCCATCGAAGCCATCGATATGAACACCCACCAGGGCCAGCACCCGCGCATGGGAGCCATCGATGTGGTGCCATTTATCCCGATTAAAAACGTCAGCATGAAAGAAGCGATCTCATTTTCCAAGGAAGTCGCTCAAGAAGGGGCTAAAAAATTTGAACTTCCTGTTTTTCTGTACGAACGCTCGGCCAGCCGACTGGAAAGAGAAAATCTGGCCAACATCCGCAAAGGCCAGTTTGAAGGCATGGCTGATAAGATCAAACAGCCGGAATGGAAACCGGACTTCGGCCCTGTAATGCTTCACCCCACTGCCGGTGCAACGGCCATCGGCGCGCGTATGCCGCTGGTGGCCTATAATGTCAACTTGGACAGCGACAACATCGATATTGCCAATGACATCGCCAGAAAGGTCAGGCACATCAGCGGCGGGCTTAAATACTGCAAAGGCATCGGCATTGAATTAAAAGACCGGGGAGTGGTGCAGGTATCCATGAATCTGACCGATTATACCCAGACCGCTCTTTATAGGGCCTTTGAGCTGATCAAAGTTGAAGCTCGCCGCTACGGGGTCAACGTGATCGGCAGTGAAATCGTCGGCCTGGTTCCCATGGAAGCGCTGATGGACACCGCCGCCTTTTATCTGGGGCTCGAAGGCTTTTCCATGGAGCAGGTGCTAGAAGCCCGTATTTGGGAATGA